One stretch of Siphonobacter curvatus DNA includes these proteins:
- the pdxH gene encoding pyridoxamine 5'-phosphate oxidase — protein MASSLLDLSALRENYTRGILDQNTVHANPLEQFRQWFTEAASLQIPEPNAMHLATVAANGQPSGRIVLLKTVDERGFVWYTNYDSKKGQELASSARAALTFFWVELERQVRVEGIVKKVSPEESDAYFAVRPRGSQIGAWASPQSAVISSREILEAREQEMMSRFADQPIPRPPHWGGYRLLPRQLEFWQGRASRLHDRIQYEWTEDERWTIERLAP, from the coding sequence ATGGCTTCATCCCTGCTGGACTTATCTGCTCTTCGAGAAAACTATACCAGGGGTATTCTGGACCAGAATACGGTACACGCCAATCCCCTCGAACAGTTCCGTCAATGGTTTACCGAAGCCGCTTCTTTACAGATTCCCGAACCTAACGCGATGCACCTGGCCACGGTTGCAGCGAACGGTCAGCCTTCGGGCCGCATCGTTTTGTTGAAAACGGTGGACGAACGGGGCTTTGTCTGGTATACCAATTACGACAGCAAAAAAGGTCAGGAACTGGCCTCTTCTGCCCGGGCGGCCCTCACGTTTTTCTGGGTGGAACTCGAACGGCAGGTACGCGTGGAAGGGATCGTTAAAAAAGTCTCCCCTGAAGAATCAGACGCCTATTTTGCGGTTCGTCCCCGAGGCAGTCAGATCGGAGCCTGGGCTTCGCCGCAAAGTGCTGTGATTAGTAGTCGGGAAATCCTGGAAGCTCGTGAACAAGAGATGATGAGTCGCTTTGCCGACCAGCCGATCCCTCGTCCCCCGCACTGGGGCGGTTACCGACTTTTACCCCGCCAGCTGGAATTCTGGCAGGGCCGGGCTTCCCGCCTCCACGACCGTATTCAGTACGAATGGACGGAAGACGAACGCTGGACAATCGAACGCTTAGCTCCTTAA
- a CDS encoding glycosyltransferase family 4 protein: MKIGIEAQRLFDPQKHGSDFVALDLIHALQKIDRRNEYFIFARPDADRDCLAEAPNFHVVEIPGYNYLHWEQVQLPRYMRRFQIHVLHSTANTAPVRREVPLILNLHHINFMEDRRKTETRFQQLSNRYRRWIVPRVVDQAERVITVSEDEKQRILQKFPKVKSECVQVVYNGVNEAFQTVVPERQQYVQTRYRLPQSYVLGLGSTDPKKNLTGLLEAFSQLAEAFPEVSLVLLDTPESLLNAALGSQVRLRSRITALENVAHEDIPALYQLASVMIYPSLRESFSAPALEALAAGVPLICSDLPSLREVVGSAAQYIQPQAPDSIAQALAALLSDEKLRHQLVEDGKKAVHPFTWERTARQMIQIYESFK; encoded by the coding sequence ATGAAAATTGGTATCGAGGCCCAACGCTTATTTGACCCCCAAAAGCACGGTTCTGACTTTGTAGCCCTGGATTTAATTCACGCGTTACAAAAGATCGACCGGCGTAATGAGTACTTTATTTTTGCCCGGCCCGATGCCGACCGGGATTGTTTAGCCGAGGCTCCCAATTTCCACGTGGTAGAAATCCCCGGGTATAACTATCTGCATTGGGAGCAAGTACAACTGCCGCGTTACATGCGTCGGTTTCAGATTCACGTCTTGCACAGTACGGCCAATACCGCTCCCGTCCGTAGGGAGGTGCCCCTTATACTCAATCTGCACCATATTAATTTCATGGAAGATCGCCGAAAGACGGAAACCCGCTTTCAGCAGTTGAGTAATCGCTATCGGCGTTGGATTGTGCCCCGGGTAGTCGATCAGGCCGAACGCGTCATAACGGTATCGGAAGACGAGAAACAGCGGATTTTACAGAAATTTCCTAAAGTAAAATCTGAATGTGTACAGGTGGTCTACAACGGCGTAAACGAAGCCTTTCAGACGGTAGTACCCGAACGACAGCAATACGTCCAAACCCGCTATCGCTTACCCCAATCGTACGTATTAGGATTAGGAAGTACGGATCCTAAAAAAAATCTGACGGGTTTGCTTGAAGCTTTTTCACAACTAGCCGAAGCATTTCCTGAGGTATCGCTTGTCCTGTTGGATACCCCAGAATCCTTACTTAATGCCGCTTTAGGTTCACAGGTCCGACTTCGGTCACGAATAACGGCACTTGAAAACGTGGCTCATGAGGATATACCGGCCTTGTACCAGTTAGCCTCGGTGATGATTTATCCGTCGTTACGAGAAAGTTTTAGTGCTCCAGCTCTGGAAGCTCTAGCGGCAGGCGTGCCCTTGATATGTTCTGATTTGCCTTCGTTACGCGAGGTAGTGGGATCGGCGGCTCAGTACATTCAGCCACAGGCTCCTGACTCCATTGCTCAGGCATTAGCCGCACTGCTGTCCGACGAAAAGCTTCGCCATCAGCTAGTGGAGGATGGAAAAAAAGCCGTGCATCCTTTTACCTGGGAACGCACGGCTCGTCAAATGATCCAGATTTACGAATCATTTAAGTAA
- the gyrA gene encoding DNA gyrase subunit A, whose translation MAETTEDHLPENSNSGNIIPINIEDEMRGAYIDYSMSVIVSRALPDVRDGLKPVHRRVLFGMDELGVNYNRAHKKSARIVGEVLGKYHPHGDSSVYDTMVRMAQDWSLRYPLVDGQGNFGSIDGDSPAAMRYTEARLKRIAEEMLADLGKETVDFQNNFDDSLQEPTVMPAKIPNLLLNGSAGIAVGMATNMAPHNLTEVVDGIAAYVDNPEITIAELMHHIKGPDFPTGGTIYGLSGIKNAFETGRGRIVIRANATFEQTKTGKDQIVVTDMPYQVNKAVLQEKIAELVEDKKLEGISAIRDESSNREGIRLVIELKRDAVPNVVLNNLYKHTPLQTAFSVNNVALVKGRPMTLNLKDMIRHYVEHRLDVIVRRTRYDLKEARKRAHILEGLLVALDHLDAVIALIRSSRDPEVAKAGLMNGSFMTTAQREAFLNNPDRSLQIVDTFKNEGANNLVLSEAQARAILDMRLQRLTGLERDKIQEEYNELMRFIADMEDILARPERQYQVIKDDLTELRARYGDERRTQISHADDELSIEDMIADEEMLITISSQGYIKRTPLVEYRTQSRGGVGARGVKTKDDDFTEHLFTATMHNYLLFFTDTGKCFWLRVFNVPEGNKVAKGRPIQNLLNIEAGDKIRAVINVKTLTDPDYINNNFIVMCTEQGTVKKTSLEAYSRPRQNGIIAVNINEGDRLLDVALTNGNNEIIIAVDAGRAVRFNEEKVRPMGRTATGVKGVELADDEKVIGMVCVVDPATAQLLVVSEQGYGKRSDIEEYRLTNRGAKGVTTLKVTDKTGKLVAIKQVSDRDDLMIINRSGLAIRFAVADLRVMGRNTQGVRLINLRNGDEISSITKIENEELIEGVEQEGEQPTTPPEESTEA comes from the coding sequence ATGGCTGAAACTACAGAAGACCATCTGCCCGAAAACAGTAACTCAGGTAACATTATTCCCATTAACATCGAGGACGAAATGCGAGGTGCCTACATCGATTATTCGATGTCGGTTATCGTGTCGCGTGCCTTACCCGACGTACGGGACGGCTTGAAGCCCGTACACCGCCGGGTGCTTTTTGGGATGGACGAGTTGGGCGTTAATTACAATCGAGCACATAAGAAATCAGCCCGTATTGTTGGAGAAGTTTTAGGTAAATACCACCCGCACGGGGATTCCTCGGTCTACGATACCATGGTACGTATGGCCCAGGACTGGTCCCTGCGATATCCGTTGGTGGACGGCCAGGGTAACTTTGGTTCGATTGACGGCGATTCACCGGCGGCGATGCGTTATACGGAAGCCCGTCTGAAACGGATCGCCGAAGAAATGTTAGCCGATTTGGGTAAAGAAACGGTTGACTTTCAGAACAACTTCGATGATTCGTTGCAGGAACCCACGGTAATGCCCGCTAAAATCCCGAACCTGTTACTGAATGGTTCAGCCGGGATTGCGGTGGGTATGGCCACTAACATGGCTCCGCATAACCTGACGGAAGTAGTGGATGGCATTGCCGCCTACGTAGATAATCCGGAGATTACGATTGCCGAACTGATGCACCACATCAAAGGCCCCGATTTTCCAACGGGTGGTACTATTTACGGTTTAAGTGGAATCAAGAATGCGTTTGAAACGGGCCGGGGGCGTATCGTCATCCGGGCCAATGCTACGTTCGAGCAAACCAAGACGGGCAAGGATCAGATCGTGGTGACGGATATGCCGTACCAGGTCAATAAAGCCGTTCTTCAGGAAAAAATTGCCGAACTGGTTGAAGATAAAAAGCTGGAAGGAATTTCAGCCATTCGCGATGAAAGCTCCAACCGCGAAGGCATTCGTCTGGTGATTGAGCTGAAACGGGATGCCGTACCCAATGTGGTACTGAATAACCTGTACAAGCATACACCCCTGCAAACGGCGTTCAGTGTTAATAATGTGGCTCTGGTGAAGGGTCGTCCGATGACGCTCAACCTCAAAGACATGATTCGACATTACGTCGAACACCGTCTGGATGTGATCGTTCGCCGGACGCGTTACGATCTGAAGGAAGCTCGCAAGCGGGCTCACATTCTGGAAGGTCTGCTGGTCGCCCTGGATCACCTCGATGCCGTTATTGCCCTGATTCGTAGTTCACGCGATCCGGAAGTAGCGAAAGCTGGATTGATGAATGGATCCTTCATGACAACCGCTCAACGCGAGGCGTTCCTGAATAATCCGGATCGTAGTCTGCAGATCGTTGATACCTTCAAAAATGAGGGAGCAAATAACCTCGTTCTGAGTGAAGCACAGGCCCGGGCTATTCTGGATATGCGTCTGCAACGTCTGACGGGTCTGGAACGTGATAAGATTCAGGAAGAATACAACGAGCTGATGCGTTTCATCGCTGACATGGAAGACATCCTGGCTCGCCCCGAACGTCAGTACCAGGTCATCAAAGACGATCTGACCGAGCTACGGGCCCGCTACGGCGATGAACGTCGCACGCAGATCTCGCACGCGGACGACGAACTGTCTATTGAAGACATGATTGCCGATGAAGAAATGCTCATTACCATTTCTTCGCAAGGCTATATCAAGCGTACGCCACTGGTGGAGTATCGGACGCAAAGTCGCGGGGGCGTCGGAGCCCGGGGGGTCAAAACTAAGGACGACGATTTCACCGAGCACCTCTTTACGGCAACCATGCACAATTACCTGCTGTTCTTTACCGACACGGGTAAATGCTTCTGGTTACGCGTATTCAACGTTCCCGAAGGGAACAAAGTAGCCAAAGGACGTCCCATTCAGAACTTGCTCAACATTGAAGCAGGGGATAAAATTCGGGCGGTCATCAACGTGAAAACGCTGACGGATCCGGATTACATCAACAATAACTTCATTGTGATGTGTACGGAACAGGGTACGGTGAAGAAAACTTCGCTGGAAGCTTATTCACGTCCCCGTCAGAACGGAATCATCGCCGTGAATATCAACGAGGGTGACCGTCTGCTCGATGTAGCTCTGACCAACGGTAACAACGAAATTATTATCGCCGTTGATGCCGGACGTGCAGTACGCTTCAATGAGGAAAAAGTTCGTCCGATGGGACGTACGGCTACCGGCGTGAAAGGCGTTGAACTGGCCGACGATGAAAAAGTAATTGGCATGGTGTGTGTAGTCGATCCGGCTACGGCCCAGCTACTGGTGGTTTCCGAACAAGGCTACGGCAAACGCTCGGATATCGAAGAGTACCGTCTGACCAACCGCGGAGCGAAGGGCGTAACTACCCTGAAAGTAACCGACAAGACTGGTAAACTGGTCGCCATCAAGCAAGTAAGTGACCGGGATGATTTGATGATCATAAATCGTTCGGGTCTGGCTATTCGCTTTGCAGTGGCCGATCTCCGGGTCATGGGTCGCAATACGCAGGGCGTCCGCCTGATTAATCTACGCAACGGAGATGAGATTTCGTCGATTACCAAAATCGAAAATGAAGAGCTCATCGAAGGGGTAGAGCAGGAGGGGGAACAGCCCACAACGCCGCCGGAAGAATCAACGGAGGCATGA
- a CDS encoding tetratricopeptide repeat protein: MNKLILPAFLGLLSATAYGQNSALSAMESGKLDKAKEEIDKAVQDPKSGAKPKTWLVKGQVYEALSTDKNLAGLDSMSSLSAYEAYKKAIELDTKEGKQGSTAKDAQKAITMAPDAKEKVRLYYGLIGQGNAKYQNKNFPDALKLLKTAMEVDPKDSTAAMFTGIVAQQTGDNATAKEGFGKYLELGGKDPVIFYTLSNIHRTEKNDNEAIKVLNQGIAANPESKDLKNEKINIYLSSGRTDEAINDLKALADKDPNNVQNVVNLAILYDNAAQTTQEELKKYASEARKGGDSEKAVKTAEGDVKLYQDEVTRLSAALKKKPTDKELKRQLGEVKTKLADAQKSLASATQAKATSDQANAGKVAEAKAKVAELTKKLDEQKGQAKAGYEKALQIEPNNFDANYNMGVYYFNEGVQVKSKVDAMDMASYNKEGKAVEEETVAKFKQALPYFEKAWAVKQEEALKTNLLQTYNILKQLDKGTNYDAKIAALQ; the protein is encoded by the coding sequence ATGAATAAACTCATTCTTCCGGCCTTTTTAGGCCTGTTATCAGCAACCGCCTACGGCCAGAACAGTGCATTATCGGCAATGGAAAGCGGTAAGCTCGACAAAGCAAAGGAGGAGATAGATAAAGCGGTTCAGGACCCTAAGTCAGGTGCTAAGCCTAAAACCTGGTTGGTAAAAGGTCAGGTATACGAAGCACTGTCTACGGATAAAAATTTGGCAGGTCTTGATTCGATGTCTTCTCTATCGGCTTACGAAGCTTACAAAAAAGCGATCGAACTGGATACGAAAGAAGGCAAACAGGGAAGCACGGCGAAAGATGCTCAGAAAGCCATTACCATGGCTCCTGATGCAAAAGAGAAAGTTCGGTTGTACTACGGTTTGATCGGACAGGGGAATGCTAAGTACCAGAACAAAAACTTCCCCGATGCTCTGAAGCTGTTGAAAACGGCGATGGAAGTTGATCCGAAAGATAGTACAGCCGCGATGTTCACGGGTATTGTAGCTCAGCAAACGGGTGACAATGCAACGGCGAAAGAAGGTTTCGGAAAATATCTGGAATTAGGAGGTAAAGATCCGGTCATTTTCTACACGCTGTCAAACATTCACCGTACGGAGAAAAATGACAATGAGGCCATCAAGGTGCTTAATCAGGGTATTGCTGCCAATCCGGAAAGCAAGGATTTGAAAAATGAAAAAATCAACATCTATCTAAGCTCTGGACGTACAGATGAAGCAATCAATGATTTGAAAGCTTTGGCGGATAAGGATCCGAACAACGTACAGAACGTGGTAAACCTGGCTATTTTGTACGATAACGCCGCTCAGACGACGCAAGAAGAGCTCAAGAAGTATGCTTCAGAAGCTCGGAAAGGTGGCGATTCAGAGAAAGCTGTTAAAACGGCCGAAGGTGATGTCAAACTGTACCAGGACGAAGTAACCCGTTTGTCAGCGGCCTTGAAGAAGAAGCCGACCGACAAAGAATTGAAACGTCAGCTGGGTGAGGTAAAAACGAAATTAGCCGATGCTCAGAAGAGTTTAGCTTCAGCTACTCAAGCGAAAGCAACCTCTGATCAGGCCAATGCGGGCAAAGTAGCCGAAGCAAAAGCCAAAGTAGCGGAGCTTACCAAGAAATTGGATGAGCAAAAAGGTCAGGCGAAAGCAGGTTACGAGAAAGCTTTGCAAATTGAGCCTAACAACTTCGACGCCAACTATAACATGGGCGTATATTACTTTAACGAAGGTGTACAGGTGAAGAGCAAAGTAGATGCCATGGATATGGCTTCTTACAATAAAGAAGGTAAAGCTGTAGAAGAAGAAACCGTAGCGAAGTTCAAGCAAGCGTTACCGTATTTCGAAAAAGCCTGGGCCGTTAAGCAGGAAGAAGCATTAAAGACTAACTTGCTGCAAACGTACAACATCCTGAAGCAATTGGATAAAGGCACCAACTACGACGCGAAAATTGCCGCTCTGCAGTAA
- a CDS encoding pyrophosphohydrolase domain-containing protein, which translates to MDQLNSLQQVAEFHRTFHAPVLDDPQIPSEQRSKLRYALLAEELKEFWEAVEANDLVGVADALCDLQYVLSGAVLEFGLGEKFVELFNEVHRSNMSKACSTEAEAQATVEFYLAKDGTEAAYHEDNGKWLVYRKSDHKTLKSVNYSPADLESILQEG; encoded by the coding sequence ATGGATCAACTTAATTCTCTTCAACAAGTAGCTGAATTTCATCGTACTTTTCATGCTCCAGTACTAGATGATCCACAGATCCCCTCCGAACAAAGATCAAAACTTCGGTACGCCTTATTAGCGGAGGAACTCAAAGAATTTTGGGAAGCCGTAGAGGCGAATGACCTCGTGGGCGTAGCCGATGCTTTGTGTGATTTACAGTACGTGCTTTCGGGAGCGGTACTGGAATTTGGTCTGGGAGAGAAGTTTGTAGAGCTTTTCAACGAGGTACACCGCTCCAATATGAGCAAGGCCTGCTCTACTGAAGCCGAAGCTCAGGCTACCGTCGAATTCTACTTGGCAAAGGATGGTACAGAGGCCGCCTATCATGAAGATAATGGTAAATGGCTCGTCTATCGTAAATCAGATCATAAGACGCTCAAATCCGTTAATTACTCGCCGGCTGACCTGGAATCCATTTTACAGGAAGGATAA
- a CDS encoding DUF349 domain-containing protein, producing MIDDNQLTPEEQPTEANAPEGQSAEETTQPAGTSEQPTTEAPTEETQDVPDFGVEASASDVPASESVTPDLDSTPEVVAEAAPEVAEPSTPTYDTNESEVVETPDERPDDTTEESEEMLETQTDYTHWSKQDLVNLVETTLTAVKAGTADLKVTDAMLREIRPVFDHFKVTERQEALQRFIEEGGEEEGFAYKADDLTQKFDQLYGQIRSERSRQYQQAEKAREDNFAKKTELLNKLRDLVENEEKSGAGEKSWETFKQIQTDWKGAGNIASAHNNTLWQTYHALVDRYFNNRNIYFELKELDRKRNMQSKIELIERVEKTVASVQGGEEVSGKMLDEANEQFEEFKHIGPAPKEVNEELWRRFKAALDVLYGKKREQNETNKVQAEEIYKLKQEIASLAETFTSFHSNSINEWNDKTKALLAVQDQWNAVKGPMPRDKGREMSQKFWADIKTFFRNKGEFFRQLEAKRDENLRQKTALCEQAEGLLESGDDSAEATNTIIELQRRWKSIGHVPEKMRDKIFDRFKKACDAFFERKRNKNAGIEKEYESNLEQKKALCEEIETQAKSGETDLEKLNAFKARWAAIGFVPRKEMQNIQQRYIKAVNSYVAAMGKLSAHEKEQLVLESEVELIKQDRGRGGSGDLRGRENDIRRKIRTLEDEIAQMENNLAFFANSKNADKIKLDFEKRIDRSRKDLEQLQHQLRVVREAED from the coding sequence ATGATTGACGACAACCAACTGACCCCTGAAGAGCAACCTACGGAAGCGAATGCACCGGAAGGCCAATCTGCAGAGGAAACGACGCAACCCGCGGGTACGAGCGAACAACCCACTACTGAAGCACCGACGGAAGAAACGCAGGACGTTCCTGATTTTGGCGTTGAGGCTTCAGCTTCTGACGTACCTGCCTCTGAAAGCGTGACTCCCGATTTGGATTCTACGCCGGAAGTAGTAGCCGAGGCGGCTCCCGAGGTTGCGGAACCTTCTACGCCTACGTACGATACGAACGAATCAGAAGTCGTAGAAACGCCCGACGAACGCCCCGATGACACTACGGAAGAATCGGAAGAAATGCTTGAAACCCAAACCGACTACACGCATTGGTCGAAGCAGGACCTGGTAAATCTGGTGGAAACGACCCTGACGGCCGTGAAAGCTGGCACGGCCGACCTCAAGGTGACCGACGCCATGTTGCGGGAAATCCGTCCGGTATTCGATCATTTCAAGGTGACCGAACGTCAGGAAGCACTTCAGCGATTCATCGAAGAAGGAGGTGAGGAGGAAGGCTTTGCTTATAAAGCGGATGACTTAACGCAAAAGTTTGATCAGCTCTATGGTCAGATTCGTAGCGAACGTTCGCGTCAGTATCAGCAGGCCGAGAAAGCCCGTGAAGATAATTTTGCCAAGAAAACCGAGTTGCTCAACAAGCTGCGGGATCTGGTTGAAAATGAAGAAAAAAGCGGAGCAGGGGAGAAAAGCTGGGAAACCTTCAAACAGATCCAAACGGACTGGAAAGGTGCCGGCAACATTGCCTCGGCTCATAACAATACACTCTGGCAAACCTACCACGCTCTGGTAGACCGGTATTTTAACAACCGGAATATTTACTTTGAGCTGAAGGAACTGGATCGCAAGCGAAATATGCAATCCAAAATCGAGCTGATTGAACGTGTAGAAAAAACCGTCGCTTCCGTACAGGGTGGTGAGGAAGTTTCCGGTAAGATGCTCGACGAAGCTAACGAACAGTTCGAGGAGTTCAAGCACATCGGTCCCGCACCTAAGGAAGTAAACGAAGAACTCTGGCGTCGTTTCAAGGCGGCTCTGGATGTTTTATACGGTAAGAAACGCGAGCAAAACGAAACGAACAAAGTACAGGCCGAAGAAATCTATAAGCTCAAGCAGGAAATTGCTTCTCTGGCCGAAACCTTTACCAGTTTCCATTCCAATTCGATTAACGAATGGAATGATAAAACGAAAGCATTGCTAGCCGTTCAGGATCAGTGGAATGCGGTTAAAGGGCCAATGCCACGGGACAAAGGACGGGAGATGAGCCAGAAATTCTGGGCTGATATTAAAACATTCTTCCGTAACAAAGGCGAATTCTTCCGTCAGCTCGAAGCTAAACGCGATGAAAACCTGCGGCAGAAAACGGCTTTGTGCGAACAGGCAGAAGGACTGCTCGAAAGCGGAGACGATTCGGCTGAAGCTACGAATACGATCATTGAGTTACAGCGTCGCTGGAAGTCCATTGGTCATGTACCCGAAAAAATGCGGGACAAAATTTTCGACCGCTTCAAAAAAGCCTGTGATGCCTTCTTCGAGCGGAAGCGTAACAAAAACGCCGGTATCGAAAAAGAATACGAATCGAACCTGGAGCAGAAAAAAGCTCTTTGCGAGGAAATTGAAACGCAGGCCAAATCCGGTGAAACCGATCTGGAAAAGCTCAACGCGTTTAAAGCTCGCTGGGCCGCGATTGGGTTTGTGCCTCGTAAAGAGATGCAGAACATTCAGCAACGGTACATCAAAGCTGTAAATAGTTACGTAGCAGCAATGGGTAAACTGAGTGCTCACGAAAAAGAACAACTCGTGCTGGAAAGCGAAGTTGAGCTCATCAAGCAGGACCGCGGTCGGGGCGGCTCGGGTGATTTACGCGGACGGGAAAACGATATTCGCCGTAAAATCCGTACGCTGGAAGACGAAATCGCCCAGATGGAAAATAACCTGGCCTTTTTTGCCAACTCTAAAAATGCCGATAAGATCAAACTAGATTTTGAAAAACGGATTGATCGTTCGCGTAAGGATCTCGAACAACTCCAGCATCAGCTACGGGTCGTTCGCGAAGCTGAAGACTAG
- a CDS encoding 2,3,4,5-tetrahydropyridine-2,6-dicarboxylate N-succinyltransferase: MNELQTTIEQIWDDRQLLSTASAKEAIQQVVDLVDKGTLRVAQPLANGEWQVNEWVKKAIVLYFPLQSMQVQEVGIFQYHDKMKLKTGYDQLGVRVVPPAVARYGSYISKGVILMPSYINIGAYVDSGTMVDTWATVGSCAQIGKDVHLSGGVGIGGVLEPPQAAPVIIEDGAFIGSRCIVVEGAHIGKKAVLGAGVVITGSSKIIDVTGQSPVEYIGRVPENSVVIPGSYTKQFPAGEYQVPCALIIGKRKESTDLKTSLNQALRENNVAV, encoded by the coding sequence ATGAATGAATTACAAACTACGATCGAACAAATCTGGGACGATCGTCAATTGCTTAGTACAGCTTCAGCTAAAGAAGCCATTCAACAAGTCGTAGATCTAGTCGACAAAGGTACGCTTCGGGTAGCACAACCCCTTGCTAACGGAGAGTGGCAAGTTAACGAATGGGTAAAAAAGGCAATCGTCTTATATTTCCCTCTTCAATCGATGCAAGTACAGGAAGTGGGCATCTTCCAGTATCACGATAAGATGAAATTGAAAACTGGCTACGATCAACTGGGTGTACGGGTGGTACCGCCCGCGGTTGCTCGTTACGGTTCTTACATTTCTAAAGGTGTTATCTTAATGCCTTCCTATATTAATATTGGTGCCTATGTAGATAGTGGTACGATGGTCGACACTTGGGCTACGGTTGGTAGCTGTGCTCAGATCGGAAAAGACGTGCACTTAAGCGGAGGTGTTGGCATCGGAGGCGTACTCGAACCCCCCCAAGCAGCACCGGTAATTATTGAGGACGGAGCATTCATTGGTTCCCGTTGTATTGTAGTAGAAGGGGCTCATATCGGTAAAAAAGCCGTATTAGGAGCTGGTGTGGTGATTACTGGTAGCTCGAAAATCATTGACGTTACAGGCCAATCACCGGTTGAATACATCGGAAGAGTTCCTGAAAACTCGGTCGTCATTCCAGGTAGTTATACCAAACAATTCCCAGCGGGCGAATACCAAGTTCCGTGTGCACTCATTATTGGCAAACGTAAAGAAAGTACGGATCTGAAAACATCCCTCAATCAGGCTTTACGCGAAAACAACGTAGCGGTATAA
- a CDS encoding cation diffusion facilitator family transporter, giving the protein MGHSHDHSHSHAPAEINRAFKVGIGLNAAFVLVEAAAGLYTDSLALLTDAGHNLMDVAGLLLSMLAFRLAKAQPTSRFTYGFQKSTVLVSLGNAVLLLVAMGGIGYEAIQRFYSPQTVPGDTIALVAGIGIVINTLTALLFFRQKEHDLNVKGAYLHLMADALVSAAVVVAGLLMPRLNWYWLDPVLGLVVAVVVVASTWSLLRDSLVLSLDGVPANVNPETIRNQMLKNPAVLDVHHLHIWAMSTTENALTAHVVIATELNGTELYQVKQELRHSLEHLSIQHATLETESPDDPCLDTHHHH; this is encoded by the coding sequence ATGGGTCACTCCCACGATCACAGCCACAGCCATGCCCCTGCCGAAATCAATCGGGCGTTCAAAGTGGGGATTGGACTGAATGCGGCCTTCGTACTCGTCGAAGCAGCGGCAGGTTTGTATACCGACTCCTTAGCTCTACTTACGGATGCAGGGCATAATTTGATGGACGTAGCGGGATTGTTGCTGTCGATGTTAGCTTTTCGACTGGCCAAAGCTCAGCCAACGTCCCGTTTTACTTACGGATTTCAAAAAAGCACTGTTCTGGTATCGCTAGGTAACGCCGTACTACTACTGGTGGCCATGGGTGGTATTGGCTACGAAGCCATTCAACGTTTTTACAGTCCCCAAACCGTACCCGGTGATACTATTGCCCTGGTAGCTGGGATTGGGATTGTCATTAACACGCTGACGGCTCTGTTGTTTTTCCGGCAGAAAGAACACGATTTGAATGTGAAGGGAGCTTATCTACACCTGATGGCTGACGCCTTGGTTTCAGCCGCCGTAGTCGTCGCGGGCTTACTGATGCCCCGACTGAACTGGTACTGGCTGGATCCGGTGCTTGGTCTGGTTGTAGCCGTGGTGGTCGTAGCGAGTACTTGGTCTCTCTTGCGGGATAGCTTGGTGCTGTCGCTGGATGGGGTGCCTGCTAACGTGAACCCAGAAACCATCCGAAACCAAATGCTGAAAAATCCTGCGGTACTCGATGTCCACCACCTGCACATCTGGGCCATGAGTACAACCGAAAATGCGTTAACGGCCCACGTGGTTATAGCTACTGAACTGAATGGTACTGAACTGTACCAGGTCAAACAGGAGCTGCGGCATTCGCTGGAACACTTGTCCATCCAACATGCTACGCTCGAAACGGAAAGCCCGGACGACCCCTGCCTGGATACCCATCACCATCATTAA
- a CDS encoding helix-turn-helix domain-containing protein, whose translation MTDKEKILHLLESKNLTAAQFADTIGIPRSSISHILSERNRLSMDIARKVVKQYPEITYEWLCDDSAEQRTIAQTPASFITEFPAAAKLPESAKRNAFVGKPDLAHSRVDDNHAFDAKHVVKMIVFYSDQTWQEIM comes from the coding sequence ATGACTGACAAAGAGAAGATCCTTCATCTACTGGAATCCAAAAATTTAACCGCTGCTCAATTTGCTGATACGATCGGAATTCCCCGATCTAGTATTTCTCATATTCTTTCTGAGCGTAACCGGCTCAGTATGGATATTGCTCGAAAGGTTGTCAAGCAGTATCCTGAAATTACGTATGAATGGCTTTGCGATGATTCGGCGGAACAACGAACTATCGCCCAAACGCCCGCTTCCTTTATTACTGAATTTCCGGCCGCAGCAAAGCTTCCAGAATCCGCTAAACGAAATGCATTCGTAGGCAAGCCGGATCTAGCTCATTCTCGCGTAGACGATAATCATGCCTTTGATGCTAAACATGTCGTCAAAATGATTGTATTTTATTCTGATCAGACCTGGCAGGAAATTATGTAG